In Sesamum indicum cultivar Zhongzhi No. 13 linkage group LG8, S_indicum_v1.0, whole genome shotgun sequence, the sequence aaattttgcacttaGGATCATTCCCAAGCATTCATTATTCTTATATGTTTTGCAGGTACACTAAGGCATCCTAGCAATGATGAATGCCAAATCTGGCCTTGGACCCAGTCCCTTTTATGGGTCCTGGTCAAAGGTGGAAAGTGTTGGAATATTTGGCCAATGACCTATTTAGGTAGGCCCAGCCCAAGCCCATTTCTCTCACTTGGAGGGCCCAAATTTGTTGCCTCAAGCCACTTGGCCCACTGGTCTGGCCTACCTGCCCACTCTTCCTGGCCATCTACCGGACCCGGTAACCGATcctatttatttctaattttgaaacCCTAACCCTCATTTCTCACTCgacttctttctctctctctctctctctctctctctctctctctctctctctctcccttaGCATTCATTATTCTTATATGTTTTGCAGGTACACTAAGGCATCCTAGCAATGATGAATGCCAAATCTGGCCTTGGACCCAGTCCCTTTTATGGGTCCTGGTCAAAGGTGGAAAGTGTTGGAATATTTGGCCAATGACCTATTTAGGTAGGCCCAGCCCAAGCCCATTTCTCTCACTTGGAGGGCCCAAATTTGTTGCCTCAAGCCACTTGGCCCACTGGTCTGGCCTACCTGCCCACTCTTCCTGGCCATCTACCGGACCCGGTAACCGATcctatttatttctaattttgaaacCCTAACcctcatttctctctctccttctttctctctctctctctctctctctctctctctctctctctctctctcccttcTTCTccctcatctctctctcttttatgGTTTCACtccattattttttgatgGGTTCGAAACCGATTCTCAGCTGCCTCTTTGTCTCTACCTCTTTAATGGATCGTCTCTATAAAAGCCTCCATGGCCTATGGCCTttgaataattgattttaaatgcGATTTTCTCTTCTCCCCTTCTTCTGATCTTATACAGTTCTCTATGAACTGAGTTTTTTAAGAAAACCTTAGTGGTCCCTTTTGAGTGGGTTTTTGTGGCCAAGGGTTTCTGGTTGTTGGCTGTTATTCGAGTAACCATTAGAGAGTTGCCGACCTTTTGTGGCGTTGGCTTTTTTCTCTCCGAATCCAACTCTTTGAGCTTGAACACCTATTATTTTCTGGTTATCTTTTTAGAtctgtaaatttattttacaatctgtataattgtttatttcttgtgtATATCTAGGTTATAATTTAAGAGTTTTATATccattatttttctgtaataattGGTTAGGATTCGAGAAATCCGAACTTTAACTGGTGGGGTTAACTTCGAACAATTTTCATGCTTATAtctgaaatattattaagtacCGACCAGAGTGATTACTTGAggcaaattttctcaaaattccatctTCAGAACTATTTTCCTCAAAGCTAttgtttgatatatatgagttttgaggaaaaaatctttagatttttgtttttctttcccaTGCCTTAACTATtttggatataattattaaattttttttttttttacacaatGTGAACTGCGagaaatttttgtatattgaataatgaataaacaaaattaattgaatgttttgtataaaataatttgcaatttttaggtatttcaaaaataaagtaattgattgaaaaaacatcataattagaaaaagaattatagaaAGCATAATAGAAGACAAAATCacctatttcttttataattgcAAAGATTCCTCCAAAAAAACAATagaaacatttaaaataaaaaagaaaaaagaaaggaattaAAGCCTAAACAATGAATATTCACCAAAACTTGTTCATTGGCTTCTGCAACAAAGCAGAAAGATACATCTCATTCAGCTCCGGTCCACGGTCCAGCTTCCTCCCCACCTCCCACTTCACCTTCTCGAACCCAACACTCTCAATCAGCGGCGCATACACCTTCTCCAGCTGCTCCCCCACGCAGAAGAAATGATCCAGCCAGAACAAACCCCCAGGCCTCAGCactctatatatatcaaataccaAGAAATGCAGCAGCTCCGTCGGGATCCAGTTGCTCAGAACATGCATCGAGTGAACAATGTCAAGAGTATTATCGAAGAAAGGCAGCCGCTGCGAGATGCTCATGTACAGAGGCACCACCCCTCTTGATGCGATGAAGTTGTTGAATGGGCCGTTCAGATTCATGGAGGTGGTCACTATGGTtatgtttctctctctcattctcaCTGCGAATGTGGCCACGCCGCCGCCGATGTCCAGGCCGATCCGGATCGTTCCGGGTTTCTTGACGGCAAGGACCTCGTCAATGGTGAAGTCGAGGTTGGAACCTTTAGTACCGCCACTGGCCCAGCGGTTCTTTTCCCGGCCGTTGAGGTCAAAGCAGTCTTTGCAATCGTCGAAGCCCTTCTGGTTGCGGCTGCGGTTAATCAAACAGGAGTAGTTTTTGCAGGTGTAAGCCGTCCAGACGACGGAGGAGTCGGGTGGGGTGGTCCAGAGGCTGTCGGGGAGAGGGTAAGGCTCGACGTATTCCTTCGGGGCGGCAGGGCGGCAGCGGCGTCGGGGAAGGGGCTCGCAGCCGCGGAGGAGGAGTTTCTGAGAGAGAAGCTCGTCGTCGGGGCATGATCCGTTGACTTTGTAGGACATGAAGCTACGGAGCTCGTCGGTGAAGAGGGTGCAAGGGCTGCCGACGGGGGGGAAGATCTGGTCGGAGTCGAAGTTCTTGTTAAACCCCAGTGGGAGTTCCTGTGGAGATGTGAAGGCAATGAACTCAGGAGGGAGGTCAACGGCGGGGGCATTGGTTCCCGGGTCCTCGTCCTCAGAGGGCGGCGGTGGCTCAGCGGCGGCTAGGGCAGTGGTGGCGGTGCCGGTGGCTGTTTGTAGCTGGGATTTGAGAGAGCAAGGGGAGTAGAAGGTGGTAGAAATAAACAAAGTGAGGAGATTTGAGGACAGTagaagcaaaagaaagaagacaTTATTACAAGAAAACGGCATTGAAGATTGAGAGTTAGTATCCATTATGGTTTGTGGTTCTTTCTCTGATTAATTCGATTGGGAACTCTTAATAAGAGTTTGAGAATTACAGACATGAGTTTAGGTCGAGAAATTTAATGACTTTCATGAGAATCTTAGATTTGAATAATTAAGGTCAATGTTTGGAAGCTTCAATCATGGC encodes:
- the LOC105167787 gene encoding probable methyltransferase PMT19, with the protein product MDTNSQSSMPFSCNNVFFLLLLLSSNLLTLFISTTFYSPCSLKSQLQTATGTATTALAAAEPPPPSEDEDPGTNAPAVDLPPEFIAFTSPQELPLGFNKNFDSDQIFPPVGSPCTLFTDELRSFMSYKVNGSCPDDELLSQKLLLRGCEPLPRRRCRPAAPKEYVEPYPLPDSLWTTPPDSSVVWTAYTCKNYSCLINRSRNQKGFDDCKDCFDLNGREKNRWASGGTKGSNLDFTIDEVLAVKKPGTIRIGLDIGGGVATFAVRMRERNITIVTTSMNLNGPFNNFIASRGVVPLYMSISQRLPFFDNTLDIVHSMHVLSNWIPTELLHFLVFDIYRVLRPGGLFWLDHFFCVGEQLEKVYAPLIESVGFEKVKWEVGRKLDRGPELNEMYLSALLQKPMNKFW